GACCAGCACCCGACCCGCCGACACCGAGAACAACGGCGTACGCGCCCGGAACGCCCGGAACTCCGACGAGGCCCCGCCGTCGATCGGCAGCGACAGCGCCGACATGCGCCCGCCCGCCATCACGCCGCGTCCTTCGCAGCCGCGTCCTTGCCCGAGCCACGGGCCGCGCCGCCGCCCTTGTTGAAGTTGGCCGGACGCACCGCCGCCGCCTTCAGCGAGTACGCCAGCCGCCCGGTACCGCTGTTCACGTACGGCGTGACCGCCAGCCCGTCGAACTCCACCGGCACGAACGGGAACCCCGCCGGAGCCTCCGGAATGATCGGCTGCACCGGTGCCATCAGCTTGACCTTGAACGTGCCCTTGGATTCGGGGTCGGCGTCCAGGACCTCCACCGACCAGACCAGTTCCCCCGTGTCCTTGTCGCGCGCCTGGACGAAGTTCTCGCGGGTCGACCGGTCGAAGTCCCGCACCGGCTCCACACCGCCCTTGACGAACGCGCCGTAGGGGAACACGTCCCCGAACGCGACCTTGAACGGACCCTGCACCGCCATGACCATCGCTCCCATCCGGTC
The sequence above is drawn from the Actinomadura hallensis genome and encodes:
- a CDS encoding plasmid replication, integration and excision activator, yielding MGAMVMAVQGPFKVAFGDVFPYGAFVKGGVEPVRDFDRSTRENFVQARDKDTGELVWSVEVLDADPESKGTFKVKLMAPVQPIIPEAPAGFPFVPVEFDGLAVTPYVNSGTGRLAYSLKAAAVRPANFNKGGGAARGSGKDAAAKDAA